The Chloroflexi bacterium ADurb.Bin180 genome includes a window with the following:
- the tal_2 gene encoding Transaldolase has translation MTEGYFHRVEKLTPTVFWVNNPTREEAKLAIAAGALGCTCNPSYCQKMIDHPTEGPYALNLLDQAIRESKDDSEAEAVLQRLLVKGIADIFRPLYDAKPRQNGYVSIQGDPIHEHDPRVIIHEGRLHRAMAPNVCIKIPCTAAGLTAMETLIAEDTPINATEVFGVGQAISFCELHEQVRARSGKKPTVYLSHIAGIYDQYLQEYVQRENIVISRDVLYQAGLAVARKVYRLIQERGYHVTLIGGGARGLQHFTEMVGGDAVVTINWQGTADKLIESDPPVVERLFNPVPHYVIEELTDKLPDFKRGYLDDGLRVEEYEEFGPVELFRSMFLKSWKRVLEVANQRRGAL, from the coding sequence ATGACCGAAGGGTATTTCCACCGCGTAGAAAAGCTAACGCCGACCGTGTTCTGGGTCAACAATCCCACCCGCGAGGAAGCGAAACTGGCCATCGCCGCGGGCGCGCTGGGCTGTACCTGCAATCCATCCTATTGCCAGAAAATGATCGATCACCCCACCGAGGGGCCCTATGCGCTGAATCTGCTGGACCAGGCCATCCGCGAATCCAAGGATGACAGTGAAGCGGAAGCCGTTCTGCAGCGCCTGCTGGTCAAGGGCATCGCCGACATCTTCCGTCCGCTCTACGACGCCAAACCGCGCCAGAACGGATACGTCAGCATCCAGGGGGATCCGATCCATGAGCACGATCCTCGGGTGATCATTCACGAGGGTCGCCTGCACCGCGCTATGGCGCCCAATGTCTGCATCAAGATCCCCTGCACGGCCGCGGGTCTGACGGCGATGGAGACCCTCATCGCCGAAGACACGCCGATCAATGCAACCGAGGTTTTCGGCGTGGGGCAGGCCATTTCTTTCTGCGAGCTGCACGAGCAGGTGCGCGCCAGGAGCGGTAAGAAACCCACGGTCTACCTGTCGCACATCGCCGGTATCTATGACCAGTACCTGCAGGAGTACGTGCAAAGGGAAAACATCGTGATTTCCCGAGATGTGCTCTATCAGGCGGGACTGGCCGTCGCCCGCAAGGTCTATCGACTCATCCAGGAGCGCGGCTATCACGTCACCCTGATCGGCGGCGGCGCTCGGGGGCTGCAGCATTTTACCGAGATGGTCGGCGGCGACGCTGTGGTCACCATCAACTGGCAGGGGACCGCCGACAAGCTAATCGAGTCGGATCCTCCGGTTGTCGAGCGGCTGTTCAATCCCGTGCCCCACTACGTGATCGAAGAGCTGACGGACAAGCTGCCTGATTTCAAGCGGGGATATCTCGACGATGGCCTGCGAGTGGAAGAGTACGAAGAGTTCG
- a CDS encoding Asp/Glu/Hydantoin racemase, translated as MGKKVVVLHTSFVFIERERMILDLMAELLPDVALTHIVEDTMLAQVREVGHITPVVTRRMCYYALAAEAMGADAIFNACSSLSPTMNAARQIVNIPIVKIDEGMAEKAATVGSRIGVLATVPTTLDPVIGLIDEKAAALNKSVETKAGLASGAFELLMTGEKARHDDMVVQKAKEVGKWADTLVLAQASMARLAPRVTAETGLPVLSSPRLGVEYLKRVLEQGK; from the coding sequence ATGGGTAAGAAGGTCGTGGTACTGCATACGAGTTTCGTCTTTATCGAGCGTGAGCGCATGATCCTGGACTTGATGGCCGAGCTGCTGCCGGATGTAGCCCTGACCCACATCGTCGAAGACACGATGCTGGCGCAGGTGAGAGAAGTAGGCCACATCACGCCCGTGGTGACTCGCCGGATGTGTTATTACGCCCTGGCCGCGGAGGCTATGGGCGCGGACGCCATTTTCAATGCTTGTTCTTCGCTGAGCCCGACCATGAATGCCGCACGGCAAATCGTCAACATTCCCATCGTCAAGATCGACGAGGGCATGGCCGAGAAAGCGGCTACCGTCGGCTCACGCATTGGCGTGCTGGCCACGGTGCCCACGACGCTCGACCCGGTGATCGGTCTGATCGACGAAAAGGCCGCGGCGCTGAATAAGTCGGTCGAGACCAAAGCCGGCCTGGCCTCCGGCGCCTTTGAGCTGCTGATGACTGGTGAAAAAGCTCGCCATGACGACATGGTCGTGCAAAAGGCGAAAGAGGTGGGGAAATGGGCGGACACGCTGGTTCTGGCGCAGGCCTCCATGGCCCGGCTGGCCCCGCGGGTCACGGCCGAGACAGGCCTCCCTGTACTGTCGAGCCCGCGCCTGGGAGTCGAGTACCTCAAGCGCGTGCTGGAACAGGGAAAATGA